ATTAATCggcgattaatcgattatgGCCGATTATAAATAATCGGCGATTATTAATCGGagataatcgattataatcgtaaCCGTTACACCTCTGAAGAcacattttaaacgtgtttaaaacgcgtttcaaacacatagttttaaacacaagaaaaaaacgtttcaaacaaaaaaaaacgttttttttattttttcaaaaaaaacacggttttgTACAACCCTGATCCAGACTCACCTCACCtcgaaataaatcaaaaagaaggaaaattatcaaaatcacgtttttttcagctttttaatttttttgtcgttttttgcagaaaaattttttccatcattccaaaataaaatgtagtccatttattttgaaaaatattatcgttgaaacaattttcatcaagtgtatcaaaattgaaaactctttcgaattttttgcaatttttttactctaGTTAGCTCAACGAGGGCTACTTTTTGCATTGTAATTTATgctaataaaaattcaatctacaaatttttggaataccTGATAAGAaaggaattgaaatttcttttctcTGGATCCCCTGTCATTCCAATATTTCTGATAATGAGATGACTGACTCTTTTGCAAAACAAGTCTCTGAAAATTGTATAGGTATTTATTGTCCATCAAGTCCATTTTAATATGTACATGGAAAAAGCAATTCAAATAGGGCTTTACTAACAAGCTATCCCTTTATTTACTTTTCTTCAAAGGCCAAACCGAGAAGCAAAACTTACGCTGAATTGTTTTCGATGACACAAACTTGACTCTTTGTTTCAAATTCACGTACGACCCGTCTGGCTTTCgaattataaatattttcaaattgtccTCCCCGTTtgtgtacattacatacacacACATCTCGAGAGACGAcaaatttattgttttaatgCAATGCGGAAAGTGAAATCGGTGGAATTGTAAATTTGCATAGTAGTGCTTTATGTGCTTATTCACTGGTAATGAACACGTGAGCAGTTACTGCGCACGCGTTTCGTTTTTCTAGAGCGATAGCGTCTTGAGTTCTTGGACTTTGCGAATACGACAGCGGTGTTCTGTGGTTATTTTGTTTGGCAATACGTACTGTGCACTGTGCAGTAATTGCGAGCTCGATAACTGCCTTCTAGAAAATACTGTGTTTGATGAGTAAAACCATTTACCTAcagaattgcaaaattttgacttgaCGTCTCATTAGTGAgctgattttcttattttgcccctattttcgggtttttccatcttaaaaggagtggggatgacctaggaagctaaaatttggatatgttgatcacagatagggtactgtccgatggtatgattttgaaaccttttcatctatttggggtcatgttatgcccctccaaaagaATGACCTTtctgttattttcaactttgactctccccactccagaggtcaactccagctcccaaaagaatcccattccccaagtttgacttcattttatcaattagaacaggttacaagtcccaaatcataaaatgtcaaattattgaaatcatgttactttgaggggtcgtagcgccaccccccctTAAGGCTaaggagttggtcgatagctcatttgataggtattggggaggagatgaaatgaccactgggctcattttactcaaaattcaatatttcagaagttcttgatgaaaaactgatttcggggggctttgatccactgtagGGGGGGTGGCTCGTGGGGtgggggcggggacttttagtatgttattcagcacaccaccctagacaatattcaccaaaaaaacctttgtttgtaatgatgtttgggtcaaattgcatattgactggGCTACAAGTCATTTCACAAACGATTGTGAAAACGATCGACAACGTAATTGATAACAAATTACCTCTGATGTGGTTAAAAATGATacgttattttttgtaaatcgtGGGCTTTTGCCCTCCTCTTAAAGAACAATTTCGTCAGATTTGCATATAAAAGTCTTTATGCAGCTGGactgcaaaattttgaagatattttcaaGAGATACATtgataaatatatttttattggtAATGATCCCTTTCtagtactttcaaaaaatttactctcAGATATCTCGGATGCGGAGTTATCCGAACCTTTGGAGATTATATTTCTCCACATATCTCATTTTGTGGTTCATATAGAACTACCTTTTACACGGCGGATCATTTGTTAGCTTTCAAATCGTTggaaagttattttttcaagatcaaaagatttttttttcaatcacccAATCGTCATAGTCTATATTCTATAcccgaaaaagtgctctagaaatcgacttttttttaaaccgcTTGGGGactgaaaagttttatattttatggATACTTACGACCACCCtcgttccaaaaatgcaatgttccCAACCCTAAGTCAGTGGCTCTCCCCTTGGGGGGCTCCTAAAAGTGGCCCGTAAGTACTTTTCGGGGACTATGGGaacattgtatttttgaaaagggcatataccactgattaaaaaaagaaaatgttccCACCCCTCCGGCCGTGGGGTGAGGTACCACCCCCCTAGAGGGGGTGTGAAACCCCGTCTTGtggtatgtatttttgtaatttttgagttgaatatGTATTGTCGTATTGTTGtagttgaaaaacaatcaataccccctccctcccccaccCTTGAAGAGAGTCCACccccctcaaaatttgaaatacgtatATTTCCTAACGTAATGCACTTATttgagtgcaattttttttgttaggtagcAATTAATGCCTGGAATttaagaaacattttttccactcaCCCTCCCCTCACACTCACGTCTCAACTCTTTACTCAAATAATTAGGAACACACAACTTTGGCTGTAATTCAGTTATTCTTATGCGGTTTTCACTGCTAACCTTCAAGTTGAACTTGCAATGTAAAAAAACCACTTACCGCATCCTTTGTACCCCTGTTCCATCCCCTCCCTTCCatctgttcaaaatttggtacccatttttggttgtattttcaatggttttaaCTTTCTTCCatatactgaaatttttcatagtaagataggtactcgtatagcTATGAAATAATGATCACTATCCTTCGTCTACAAAGTTTGACCCCAAAGCTTCCTCCTCCTTCCCTCCTTCCTGTTTCTTAAAATCTAtgtaaatctaaattttgaaaaaaaaaaacgagttttttatttctcgaaaCATTATTAGCAGTAAGTATGAAGCACAGTGAAGTTGATCTATATTGTCATTTTCAGCACTTCATAAATTCacagttcatttttgtcaagttgaaGAGCTCTCGAAAGGATGAATCCTTTAAAAAcatgataattttgtaattttctcctAAAAATGGTATAATTGAACAATCAATGTAgaattatatgtattatgcGACAGTGGGCACCGAaatgttccaatttttcaatctttcgaACTCTCGCTGGTTGGAGGAGAGGTTAGCCATTgacgtaaaaatttttaaaattaatcctACGTCCTGTTGATGTCATCtgatcataattttttgcaaggCTGTAtcgaattattcgaatttcaaaaaagaagaaaaaaaattgaaaaatagaacaCTCTAAAGCTTATTTTTTGCACGAAGGAGGAAGGGAGACTTGATGAAACATTATAAAATATTAGTTGAACTAAATATGGACCACTTACTCTTTGCTCTCTTGATATAATACATGATTTAGAAAATTAGAAAGATTTTCTGATCGAAATGAATAAAAGTAATCATTCTTGTTTCATTCAGAAAAAGGAACTAGGAATGGGTTAAACTTCCTCTAATACTTGAAATACATGttcaaaagaaaaaaggtataaagtaaaaaaaaaaattgaaaattaaaaagggGTTATTGTGTGACGTTGTctgcaaaaatgctcaaatataaattcaaattcctcacatgaaagtaaaaaatttcgcTATTTTTATTCCCAAAATGTCGCTTGGGGGCTCCGAAAAACGCCATGGGAGAGAATTTTTCCCCTTTAGCACCCCTCAGACCAAACTGGACTGTTTCTTACAAAAAATGTGGCAGAAATGTAGtcagaaatttggtttataGGAATTCAATCAGtagctatatttttttcagtggaaGAGTTCATATTTTTATCCATTTAATGGCATACCTATGCAGTATGCACTAATTTGATACCAAGTTGTGGAAATAGTTTTGATCAGAGGTTTCTTGCTGTTGGTCACATGCATGATGCAACGCAAATCTTccttttaaaactaaaaatcacGTACATAGAATATGAAAGCTGCTTTCAAATATCACTTGAGAATTATTCACTTGAAGAACCACGAATTCGAACACTTCATTAAGAACTTTTCTACATGAATAAGACCATTTTAGAAATGATTCGTAGACCCATTACTGTAAAAAAATGCTAAAGATAAGATCATTGAGAATGCAGACGTTTGAAAGACTTCTCAAAAATACTTCTACTCTAAGCAAAGTCGTGATAACACTAGAAGTAAGGAACTAGACCCAAGGTCTGGAAGTACACCATTTTTAGTTGTAATATAGGAAGGAATTTTATAGGACTacatttattaataataccaccaatttactctattttttttacctcatacTTATCTTAATACGTAAAGTGAACATATTCACACGAATCTTTTGAATTCCACCTCATTAtaagactgaaatgaaaaaatcacatcaccgtcaaaactacAAAATCTGTAACCAAAAGTGGCGTATTTCTATACCGGGGTCTAGTTCCATAACAGAAGATATGGCAAATAATGGGCAGGTAATCGACCCTCGCAAAAGcgtattttcaacattattgAAGTAGGAATAGGTACTACAATATCGCCGGCAGTTAGGCACCTTCTCGTATATTTCATGTTCTTCATACATACTATTTACTGCTGATAATGtttcgagaaataaaaaactcgtttttttttcaaaatttagatttacaTAGATTTTAAGAAACAGGAAGGAGGGAAGGAGGAGGAAGCTTTGGGGTCAAACTTTGTAGACGAAGAATAGTGATCATTATTTCATAgctatacgagtacctatcttactatgaaaaatttcagtatatGGAAGAAAGttaaaaccattgaaaatacaaccaaaaatgggtaccaaattttgaacagatGGAAGGGAGGGGATGGAACAGGGGTACAAAGGATGCGGTAAGTGGTTTTTTTACATTGCAAGTTCAACTTGAAGGTTAGCAGTGAAAACCGCATAAGAATAACTGAATTACAGCCAAAGTTGTGTGTTCCTAATTATTTGAGTAAAGAGTTGAGACGTGAGTGTGAGGGGAGGGtgagtggaaaaaatgtttcttaaATTCCAGGCATTAATTgctacctaacaaaaaaaattgcactcaaATAAGTGCATTACGTTAGGAAATatacgtatttcaaattttgagggggGTGGACTCTCTTCAAGggtgggggagggagggggtattgattgtttttcaactaCAACAATACGACAATACatattcaactcaaaaattacaaaaatacataccaCAAGACGGGGTTTCACACCCCCTCTAGGGGGGTGGTACCTCACCCCACGGCCGGAGGGGTGggaacattttctttttttaatcagtggtatatgcccttttcaaaaatacaatgttCCCATAGTCCCCGAAAAGTACTTACGGGCCACTTTTAGGAGCCCCCCAAGGGGAGAGCCACTGACTTAGGGTTGggaacattgcatttttggaacgaGGGTGGTCGTAAGTATccataaaatataaaacttttcagtccccaaaccgaaaattttttttgaacactttttggcCTATAGAATATAGACTATCAGTGAAAAATGTGTTGCCTATGTCTTTACAAGTCAGGCAATTCATTATAATCATattatttgttattttgttcGTCTACCTTCTCGAATTGTATCTATGGTTGAATTATTTCCAATGTTTCATTTATACTTTAATTAGATACCCTGTGTATATGTACTTAATCGTGTTGTTACTCGCGTAACCATAGTAACGATTCAAAAACACGTAATGATCAAGCTCAACAACTTTAAACCTAACGTGaattatgttttattttaaaaactcagtGTGCAAAAAAGAATCATGTCGGTACcggtattttcttttcaaatcaaGTACGATATTTTGCCTGGTCTGGTAACTGTTGGTAAATACGATGGATCTCATTCATGCCTTACGGCAGCGACAACTGGAGTAAAAGTAAGTTACTTGTTTGTTAGTTCTAATTACCCTATCGACTTCATGTTATCATCTACTACGAGCATATTGATTATGGAATTTCATCTCATTGAAAGGTATTAATACACAGTCCTCATAAGTACAACAATCCTGTATCCTTCTTGAACGTCAATGAAAGCGTTACCGCGATATGTGCGGGACGCCTGAACCCAGATGAAGATAAAGATATCCTAGTGATCGGTAGTGCCTCCAGTATCCTCGCTTATCATGTTGATAACAACAGCGAATTGTTTTACAAAGAGGTGAGTTTATACTTTAGTTTGCACGATATAAGCTCCAAACTGACAACACGGTCCTTTTTCGCTTGGACCTGCGCAGATAGGTATTAAATTCAGGATCAttaatattataggtacctgaTGGAGTAACAGCAATCACGATCGGCTGGTTAGAAAGCTTTCCAACGCCAGTGCTGATCATCGGAGGGAATTGTTCGATTCAAGGATTCGATTGGCAGGGACATGATGTTTATTGGACCGTTACAGGAGACAATGTGAGATCATTGGCTTTGGTCGATATTAACCAAGATAGTTTGAACGAGGTAAGCCATTCAAACATATTGAGATGAGGGGGttgaagattaaaaaaattgaattacaaccTTTATTAGTTGATTGTAGGTTCGGATGATTATGAAATACGTGTCTTCAAAGAAGAAAACATCGTTCACGAGATGACTGAAACCGAATCTATCGTCGCTCTAGTTGGATATAAAGAGAATAAATTTGCTTACGCTTTGTCCAATGGCACCGTTGGAATGTATGAGAAAATATACAGACTTTGGAGAGTGAAGGTATATAAAGCAGGCAACTacagattattttttgaacattggtATATCTGAATTCAGTATTCACATGATCAGAATATTTTTTACGTAGTCCAAAAATACAGTCCAATGTTTGGGAAGTTACGATCTCGATGGTGACGGAAATGATGAACTGATAACGGGATGGTCAAACGGGAAAATCGATGCTAGAAATAGTAAAACTGGTGAAATAATATTCAAAGATGTTTTTGCTCATGGCGTTGCCGGTATTGTATCTGGAGATTATAGACGAGCTGGTAGAAATCAGTTGATTGTGGTGTCGCAAAGTGGCGAAGgtgagaataaaaattattattatttatttatttatttttttaaatggtacctATAAATTACTTTTTGTGAATACATTTTACTCACAGTGAAAGGTTACGATGCTACCAGTCTtcaaaaagatttaaaaatccaaacagATTTACTGAGAGAATTATTTTTGAGGAAACAAGCTCTTCTAgcggaattgaaaaattataatactaCTTCTCTTTCGACTCCAGGTATTCCAGTAAGTTGAAATATGAGTTGAATCATTATCATAAATTCTTCATAGTTTAACTGATAGTGAAAATTAGCATATTAAATGTtgttgagaattgaaaaaaaaaaaatgaaaaatgttccgATGTTAGGAAACAATTTGTGGACTTGTgggataaatttcaaattaaatatcCTAAAGAATATTTAGAAAAGGATCTTGAACGTTGAAATCGTTGTATTCAGAATTCAGATATCTAAGtctttcattcaaaaaagaacaaaaaagtctgattaaaaaaatgtgaacacTTTTTCTCTGTTCAAACGAAGATTaagaattgttttaaaaaataaaataaaaaactatcGTTTTTACTCCTTAAATGTTACAGATacgcaattttattaacatgatACTCAACGATTTTTTCAAGGGTAAAACCAGTAGGCAATTGTGTATTCAAAATATCCTCTTAACATGAGAGGAACCATCCAACCTTCAtaattatagtccggcatatggcaataggagtaattgcaccccccccccacgggccgatcctctgggacaacatttttctcaatggggacatcctaaggaacatccattttgattgacaggtcagccgaaatcgcagattttgcgttttaatataggacttgcacgatctttttcaaactttacaaaggtagatcgaaagatcatgcaaaaatttatcacctgtcaaaatttcgagtgctaaagtgcgtttttcgatttttggtgaatttttgaaaatcgaaattaggccaaaaatgaggaaaaaatcaaaattttaccaaattgaccaagaaagctaaaatttgggatataccctattttcgacttgccgaatcgattggaaacggtttcaacccgttttgagcagttctggagcctccagcagatttttgaaactcggaattcccacaaaattccatcaaactgggagttgtaaagctaaaatttattctaaaaactaatttcaatacgctacgaagcattgcaagtgaatttcaagtcgttttggatcctccagcgactttttgaaaattcctaaagcctccagcagatttttgaaactttaaattttcacaaaatttcatcaaatgaagatggaaagctgaaatttactctacactccaattttaacaccctctgaagacgacttcaagtgggttcaagtcattttagggcctccagcgactttttcaaaaattactggaacctccggtagatttttggaacatgaaatttttccaacattaatttataaaatggagttggccagttgaaatttacttcgcagacgacatggtggtttcaaacggttctgaagcttccagttacttttaggaaattttaattttccaaaaaaacgtcatacaacctttcaaaaagttgctggaggctccaaaacgacttgaaattcaccagcagtcaacttcgtagcgtattgaaattagtttgtagaatgaatttcgactctccatcttagtttgatgatattttggggaaatttcaagtttcaaaaatctactggaggctccagtaattttcaaaaaagtcgttggatgctctaaaatgacttgaaatccaccagaagtcgttttcagagggtgttaaaattggagtgtagagtaaatttcagcttcccatcttcattttgatgaaattttgtaaaaatttaaagtttcaaaaatctgctggaggctttaggaattttcaaaaagtcgctgaaggatccaaaacaacttgaaattcacttgcaattcttcgtagcgtattgaaattagtttttagaataaattttagctttacaactcccagtttgatggaattttgtgggaattccgagtttcaaaaatctgctggaggctccagaactgctcaaaacgggttgaaaccgtttccaatcgattcggcaagtcgaaaatagggtatatcccaaatttcagctttcttggtcaatttggtaaaattttgattttttcctcatttttggcctaaattcgattttcaaaaattcaccaaaaatcgaaaaacgcactttagcactcgaaattttgacaggtgataaatttttgcatgatctttcgatctacctttgtaaagtttgaaaaagatcgtgcaagtcctatattaaaacgcaaaatctgcgatttcggctgacctgtcaatcaaaatgcccgccattttgtaagtaaggccaactttttttttggcaactttgcattaaaatgttccttaggatgtcccctttaagaaaaatgttgtcccagatgatcggcgggggggggggggggtgaaattactcctattgtcatatgccgaactAATAGTTTCGTTTTTCTACTATAAAAATGATGCATGCGACTGTTgattgatacatatttttcaggcAAATACTCGACTTGTTACTGAAATCAGCGCATCGTcggaaaatgataaatttccagTAAGTTTACGATTTCCTTTATTTTGGTACAtcttacgagtacctatacccaCCCGTGTAATTTTATTTACGAATGGTCATCGAGTTTTCCTTTCGCAGAAAAGCCACGTCCTCTTATCACTCTCAACAAACAACATGACAGTTTTAAAGGCAGCTACGATATTCGCCGAAGGTATATTTGAAGGAGAAACTCTAGTCATTCATCCTCCGTCTCCTGATATATCATCGGTGCTTGATGTAGCATTGTATCCTCCAAAAGATACTCCACTGGATATTCATATCAGAGTAATACAATAAAGTACCATTATTCGTTCAAGTTCACTCCTTCGGAAGGTCGAAAGCTAAATTTTTTGTGTACAATGTCACAGGCTTTTGTTGG
The sequence above is a segment of the Planococcus citri chromosome 3, ihPlaCitr1.1, whole genome shotgun sequence genome. Coding sequences within it:
- the LOC135841938 gene encoding Bardet-Biedl syndrome 2 protein homolog, with the translated sequence MSVPVFSFQIKYDILPGLVTVGKYDGSHSCLTAATTGVKVLIHSPHKYNNPVSFLNVNESVTAICAGRLNPDEDKDILVIGSASSILAYHVDNNSELFYKEVPDGVTAITIGWLESFPTPVLIIGGNCSIQGFDWQGHDVYWTVTGDNVRSLALVDINQDSLNELIVGSDDYEIRVFKEENIVHEMTETESIVALVGYKENKFAYALSNGTVGMYEKIYRLWRVKSKNTVQCLGSYDLDGDGNDELITGWSNGKIDARNSKTGEIIFKDVFAHGVAGIVSGDYRRAGRNQLIVVSQSGEVKGYDATSLQKDLKIQTDLLRELFLRKQALLAELKNYNTTSLSTPGIPANTRLVTEISASSENDKFPKSHVLLSLSTNNMTVLKAATIFAEGIFEGETLVIHPPSPDISSVLDVALYPPKDTPLDIHIRAFVGNDANSEQYHVFELTRQLPRFSMYLLVPYSGIDDPTSYVTFQLVERIQRLDIWLNHHFLLPSIIPVKIIGENEWKIGIKSLRDGSVINMKYVSGIMTLITENIGLAADVIQSLASYLNIDKMESFAQFPTVFDDVEKILSEITSLQQNTSKMSAMVADNAALIRSLIVQGEDARIIMHWKDMRECYSQLYKVNEEMLRNHRLYCSNHEQLLGILRKLNLIIQHASRLRVSKNKNELVSQCRRAAADQNLNVLIKLIKTGQN